One part of the Arabidopsis thaliana chromosome 1 sequence genome encodes these proteins:
- the PUB26 gene encoding plant U-box 26 (plant U-box 26 (PUB26); FUNCTIONS IN: ubiquitin-protein ligase activity, binding; INVOLVED IN: protein ubiquitination; LOCATED IN: ubiquitin ligase complex; EXPRESSED IN: 21 plant structures; EXPRESSED DURING: 12 growth stages; CONTAINS InterPro DOMAIN/s: U box domain (InterPro:IPR003613), Armadillo-like helical (InterPro:IPR011989), Armadillo-type fold (InterPro:IPR016024); BEST Arabidopsis thaliana protein match is: plant U-box 25 (TAIR:AT3G19380.1); Has 2464 Blast hits to 2403 proteins in 144 species: Archae - 0; Bacteria - 20; Metazoa - 134; Fungi - 16; Plants - 2081; Viruses - 0; Other Eukaryotes - 213 (source: NCBI BLink).) — protein sequence MPGNLEPLDLGIQIPYHFRCPISLDLMSDPVTISTGQTYDRTSIDSWIAMGNTTCPVTRVALSDFTLIPNHTLRRLIQEWCVANRSNGVERIPTPKQPADPISVRSLLSQASAITGTHVSVRSRAAAIRRLRGLARDSEKNRVLIAGHNAREILVRILFADIETTSLSSELVSESLALLVLLHMTETECEAVASDPSRVGFMTRLLFDSSIEIRVNAAALIEMVLTGAKSMDLKLIISGSDSIFEGVLDLLKNPISSRRALKIGIKAIFALCLVKQTRHLAISAGAPGILIDRLAADFDRCDTERGLATVELLCRLPEGCAAFGEHALTVPLMVKTILRVSDRATEYAAGALLALCTAEERCRDEAAAAGLVTQLLLLVQSDCTERAKRKAQMLLKLLRDSWPDDSTVHSDDFNRSEVAPF from the coding sequence atgccgGGGAATTTAGAGCCGTTGGATCTCGGAATCCAAATACCATACCATTTCAGATGCCCAATCTCACTTGACCTAATGTCTGATCCCGTAACCATCTCCACCGGCCAAACTTACGACCGAACCAGCATCGACTCATGGATCGCTATGGGCAACACCACTTGTCCAGTCACACGTGTCGCTCTCTCCGACTTCACTCTCATCCCTAACCACACTCTCCGCCGTCTTATCCAAGAATGGTGCGTCGCTAACCGCTCTAACGGCGTCGAACGGATTCCTACACCTAAACAACCGGCGGATCCAATCTCCGTTAGGTCACTTCTCAGTCAAGCATCCGCAATTACCGGAACTCACGTCTCTGTTCGTTCACGCGCCGCCGCTATTCGTCGTTTGAGAGGATTAGCTAGAGATAGTGAGAAGAATCGCGTTTTGATCGCTGGTCATAACGCGAGGGAGATTTTGGTGAGGATTTTGTTCGCCGATAttgaaacgacgtcgttgtCTTCGGAGCTTGTTTCTGAGTCGCTTgctcttttggttttattgcATATGACGGAGACGGAGTGTGAAGCTGTTGCGTCGGATCCTAGTCGGGTCGGGTTTATGACCCGATTGTTGTTTGATTCTTCGattgaaattagggttaaCGCCGCCGCGTTGATTGAGATGGTGTTGACCGGAGCGAAATCCATGGATCTGAAATTGATCATTTCCGGATCTGATTCGATATTCGAAGGCGTTCTCGATCTTCTCAAGAATCCGATTTCATCGCGGCGAGCTTTGAAGATCGGAATCAAAGCGATTTTCGCTCTCTGTCTCGTGAAACAAACGAGACATCTAGCGATCTCCGCCGGAGCTCCGGGGATTTTAATCGACCGTCTCGCGGCGGATTTCGATAGGTGTGATACGGAGCGAGGTTTAGCGACAGTGGAGCTTCTTTGCCGATTACCAGAAGGATGTGCTGCGTTTGGTGAGCATGCTTTGACGGTGCCGCTAATGGTGAAGACGATATTAAGAGTTTCAGATAGAGCGACGGAGTACGCGGCGGGAGCGTTGTTGGCTTTATGTACGGCGGAGGAACGGTGTAGAGATGAAGCTGCGGCGGCGGGATTGGTGACGCAGTTGTTGCTTCTGGTGCAGAGTGATTGTACGGAGAGAGCGAAGAGAAAAGCTCAGATGCTTTTGAAGCTTCTCAGAGACTCTTGGCCTGACGATTCTACCGTTCATTCCGACGATTTCAATCGTAGCGAAGTGGCGccgttttga